In Candidatus Neomarinimicrobiota bacterium, the following proteins share a genomic window:
- a CDS encoding type II secretion system F family protein — translation MPEFTCRIMSDSGTVEERVITAESKMDVYTQADDRGEMLLSVKEAKSGVLSGGGFFKQQKKVKPAEVENFTVQLGIMFRSGIPLIGALEALEEQAETDTMQSVVKGLIKDVSGGRSLSQAMETYPGVFSILYVNMIRAGETAGVMEQILGRLGSFIKHDQEVTRNVKSALRYPMIVTSALSLAFGGAMVFIVPKFSTMFGSKGIDLPLPTRVMIVISDFLINYWPVVIGIVVVGIFSFKSFAKTEKGRYSVDNFKLHLPVFKDIFLKTNIARFAHMLETLSKGGIQIIRSLETVEQTVGNVVIGEEIATARKEVEKGVGLAEALARSRYFPKMTVKMIAVGEKSGALDEMMANVAEQYDTEVDAKIAGLSSAIEPIMTVFMGGMLLFLALGIFLPMWNMYGAIK, via the coding sequence ATGCCTGAATTTACCTGCCGTATCATGAGTGACTCCGGAACAGTTGAAGAGCGTGTGATCACCGCTGAATCAAAGATGGATGTTTATACCCAGGCAGATGACCGGGGCGAAATGCTGCTTTCAGTTAAAGAGGCCAAATCAGGTGTCTTGTCTGGGGGCGGCTTTTTTAAACAGCAAAAGAAGGTCAAGCCGGCTGAGGTTGAGAATTTTACAGTCCAGTTGGGAATCATGTTCAGATCAGGTATTCCCCTGATTGGTGCTCTGGAGGCGTTAGAGGAACAAGCTGAAACAGACACCATGCAATCAGTTGTCAAGGGCTTGATCAAGGATGTCAGTGGGGGTCGATCTTTATCGCAAGCCATGGAAACCTATCCAGGAGTATTTTCCATTCTGTATGTGAATATGATCCGGGCTGGTGAAACAGCTGGTGTTATGGAACAGATCCTGGGACGCCTGGGATCCTTTATTAAGCATGATCAGGAAGTCACTCGTAATGTGAAGTCGGCTTTGCGCTATCCCATGATAGTCACCTCTGCTCTCAGTTTGGCTTTTGGGGGTGCCATGGTCTTTATTGTGCCAAAATTTTCCACTATGTTTGGCTCCAAAGGTATCGATCTACCACTTCCCACCAGGGTCATGATAGTTATCAGCGATTTTTTGATAAATTATTGGCCTGTTGTAATCGGTATAGTTGTTGTGGGAATCTTCAGTTTCAAGTCCTTTGCAAAGACAGAAAAGGGACGTTATAGTGTCGATAATTTCAAGCTACATCTACCGGTATTTAAGGATATTTTTCTCAAAACCAACATTGCTCGGTTTGCCCACATGCTGGAGACCTTGAGCAAGGGTGGTATCCAGATCATTCGCTCGCTGGAAACAGTGGAGCAAACCGTTGGTAATGTGGTGATCGGCGAAGAGATCGCCACTGCTCGCAAAGAGGTTGAAAAAGGGGTCGGTTTGGCGGAGGCTTTAGCAAGGAGTAGATATTTTCCTAAAATGACTGTTAAAATGATCGCTGTTGGTGAGAAATCAGGGGCTTTGGATGAAATGATGGCCAACGTAGCAGAACAATACGATACAGAAGTTGATGCCAAGATCGCTGGTTTGAGTTCAGCCATAGAACCCATTATGACAGTTTTTATGGGGGGCATGCTGCTCTTTCTGGCGTTGGGAATATTCCTGCCAATGTGGAACATGTATGGGGCAATTAAATAG